A genomic region of bacterium contains the following coding sequences:
- the polA gene encoding DNA polymerase I, with amino-acid sequence MARKLVLIDASSNIFRAFYAIPPLTNAAGVPTNATLGFETMLQKVLRETRPEFVVVVWDAPGPKRRKEMYADYKATRESTPEDLLAQFANIRRLVDAHRIAAFEFEGEEADDVIATLVHHARKEKLDVEIVSTDKDLMQLVDERVTLVDTMREKRFGPAEVEARFGVPPEKMLDLRSLVGDSSDNIPGVKGIGEKGAANLINEYGSLDELLARVADIKQKRAREALEQGADMARLSRDLSRLREDLPVPFDLEQIALREPDRESLVQIFKELEFTRLLDEFGESRDPGPALETTTEIVRDASALRALVERLHSNPSLAASCVLEPESAMSGELIALCVAEDRDHAWLIATREIPEETALEILKPVFAEADRSWSGHDLKRLAVALSRRGVEIEGRLLDTSVAAYVANPSQPVSKPEVLTRSYLGLEISSAEVAFGKGAKRQTADSLSLEDLAAFWGTHTAVALELEAKIEEQLESSDQQRLLREIESPLIRVLADMERLGVRIDEDRLAVLSTRLGSDLGQLEARIYQLAGEEFKISSPKQLQKILFEKLALPPTKKTKTGFSTDESVLEELASQGFELPSEILSYRRMSKLKSTYVDALPKDVHPETGRIHTTFNQTVAATGRLSSTNPNLQNIPIRTPAGQEIRAAFIPAEGLRLLSADYSQIELRILAHVSQDDSLVKAFREGADIHVRTASQVFGIAPEDVSDEQRSRTKAINFGIIYGQSSFGLARTLRIAQAEAKQHIDSYFERYPGVKAFLKDSVARAKQSGFAETLDGRRRYLPDLHSRNRVVRQAAERMATNSVIQGTAADYIKRAMIAVWQALRAGAVPGARMILQVHDELLFEVSAAEEPILRALVLDKMQNVGNLSVPLEVHLGSGGSWLEAH; translated from the coding sequence ATGGCGCGCAAGCTGGTCCTGATCGATGCGAGTTCGAACATCTTTCGGGCTTTCTACGCGATTCCTCCGCTGACGAACGCGGCCGGTGTTCCAACCAACGCGACGCTGGGTTTCGAGACCATGCTGCAGAAAGTCCTGCGCGAAACCCGGCCCGAGTTTGTCGTCGTGGTCTGGGATGCACCCGGGCCGAAGCGCCGCAAGGAGATGTACGCCGACTACAAAGCCACGCGCGAATCGACGCCCGAAGACCTGCTTGCGCAGTTTGCGAACATACGTCGGCTGGTCGACGCGCATCGCATCGCAGCGTTCGAGTTCGAGGGTGAGGAAGCGGACGACGTGATCGCCACTCTCGTGCATCACGCGCGCAAGGAGAAGCTCGACGTCGAGATCGTCTCGACCGACAAGGACCTGATGCAACTCGTGGATGAACGAGTGACTCTCGTCGATACCATGCGTGAGAAGCGCTTCGGTCCCGCCGAAGTCGAAGCTCGTTTCGGCGTCCCGCCCGAAAAGATGCTCGACCTGCGCTCGCTCGTGGGGGATAGCTCCGACAATATTCCCGGTGTGAAGGGTATCGGCGAAAAGGGCGCAGCGAACCTGATCAACGAGTACGGGAGTCTCGACGAGTTGCTGGCCAGAGTCGCTGACATCAAACAGAAGCGCGCGCGCGAAGCCCTGGAACAAGGCGCCGACATGGCGCGACTGTCGCGCGATCTGTCGCGCCTGCGCGAAGACCTGCCTGTGCCCTTCGATCTGGAACAGATCGCCCTTCGCGAGCCAGATCGTGAATCGCTGGTACAGATCTTCAAAGAACTCGAGTTCACGCGACTGCTCGACGAGTTCGGCGAAAGCCGCGACCCCGGACCTGCGCTCGAAACGACGACCGAGATCGTCCGGGACGCATCCGCATTGCGAGCGCTGGTCGAGCGCTTGCACTCAAACCCGTCTCTGGCTGCGAGTTGCGTGCTCGAACCCGAAAGCGCAATGAGCGGCGAACTGATCGCCCTGTGTGTGGCGGAAGACCGCGATCACGCCTGGCTGATCGCAACACGCGAGATCCCGGAAGAAACAGCGCTCGAGATCCTGAAACCCGTTTTCGCAGAAGCGGATCGCAGCTGGTCGGGACACGATCTGAAGCGCCTGGCCGTCGCGCTCAGTCGGCGCGGAGTCGAAATAGAGGGACGATTGCTCGATACCTCGGTCGCCGCATACGTGGCCAATCCTTCCCAGCCGGTGAGCAAGCCCGAGGTGCTGACCCGCAGCTATCTGGGCCTGGAGATCTCCAGTGCAGAGGTCGCCTTCGGCAAAGGCGCGAAGCGCCAGACCGCCGACTCGCTCTCTCTGGAAGACCTGGCGGCCTTCTGGGGTACGCACACGGCGGTCGCGCTCGAACTGGAAGCGAAGATCGAGGAGCAACTCGAGTCCAGCGACCAGCAGCGCCTGCTCCGGGAGATCGAATCTCCGTTGATCCGCGTACTGGCGGACATGGAACGCTTGGGAGTGCGCATCGACGAAGATCGACTCGCGGTTCTATCGACACGGCTCGGAAGCGATCTGGGCCAGCTCGAGGCGCGGATCTACCAGTTAGCGGGTGAGGAGTTCAAGATCAGCTCTCCCAAACAGCTGCAGAAGATCCTGTTCGAGAAGCTGGCCCTGCCTCCCACGAAGAAGACCAAGACCGGCTTTTCGACCGACGAATCGGTGCTGGAGGAACTGGCTTCCCAGGGTTTCGAACTGCCGTCCGAGATCCTGAGTTATCGCCGCATGTCGAAGCTCAAGAGCACCTATGTGGATGCCTTGCCCAAAGACGTGCATCCGGAGACCGGGCGCATCCACACCACCTTCAACCAGACCGTGGCCGCCACTGGTCGGCTCTCTTCGACCAATCCGAACCTGCAAAACATCCCGATCCGCACCCCAGCCGGGCAGGAGATCCGGGCGGCCTTCATTCCCGCCGAAGGGCTGCGCCTTCTCTCGGCCGACTACAGTCAGATCGAGTTGCGCATCCTGGCGCACGTTTCCCAGGATGATTCCCTGGTGAAGGCGTTTCGGGAGGGGGCGGATATCCACGTTCGAACGGCCTCTCAGGTCTTCGGGATCGCCCCCGAGGACGTCAGCGACGAGCAGCGCTCGCGCACCAAGGCGATCAATTTCGGGATCATTTACGGGCAGTCTTCTTTTGGGCTGGCCCGGACTCTGCGCATCGCCCAGGCCGAGGCCAAACAGCACATCGATTCCTATTTCGAGCGCTATCCGGGCGTGAAGGCCTTCTTGAAGGACTCCGTGGCTCGCGCCAAGCAAAGCGGATTTGCGGAAACCCTTGATGGTAGAAGGCGTTACCTACCCGACCTGCACTCCAGGAATCGTGTCGTGCGCCAGGCGGCCGAGCGCATGGCCACCAATTCCGTCATCCAGGGCACCGCAGCCGACTACATAAAGAGAGCCATGATCGCCGTCTGGCAGGCGCTGCGGGCCGGTGCAGTGCCCGGTGCGCGCATGATTTTGCAGGTCCACGATGAACTTCTTTTCGAAGTAAGTGCTGCTGAGGAGCCCATTCTGCGGGCCCTGGTGCTCGACAAGATGCAGAATGTGGGGAACCTCAGCGTTCCGCTGGAGGTTCATCTGGGCAGCGGTGGAAGCTGGCTCGAAGCTCACTGA
- a CDS encoding MarR family transcriptional regulator, whose product MIPDTDLTTDGALSLTCMPNTTTTAMETSHPAVSPESAPETEAFLSVWRTHARLLAESARLCRAYGITEQQYNVLRVLYLGDPEGMPCLEVAARLPNRVPDITRLLDRLLRMGLTNRERLASDRRVVRVSLSQKGLERVEEITPRLAELHRSRFSRLKSGELAELSRLLHKLSPVFVAS is encoded by the coding sequence ATGATTCCCGATACCGACCTCACTACCGACGGCGCCCTGTCACTCACCTGTATGCCCAATACCACTACCACCGCAATGGAAACGAGTCACCCCGCCGTGAGCCCTGAGAGCGCGCCCGAGACCGAGGCGTTCCTGAGCGTCTGGCGGACCCACGCGAGGCTGCTCGCCGAGAGCGCCCGCCTGTGCCGTGCATACGGAATCACCGAGCAGCAATACAACGTGCTGAGAGTGCTGTATCTAGGCGACCCCGAGGGCATGCCGTGCCTCGAAGTCGCAGCGAGGCTCCCCAACAGGGTCCCGGACATCACGCGCCTGCTCGATCGCCTGCTTCGCATGGGGCTCACCAACCGCGAACGCCTGGCGAGCGACCGGCGGGTCGTGCGCGTAAGCCTGAGTCAGAAGGGCCTCGAACGGGTCGAAGAGATCACTCCACGCCTCGCCGAACTGCATCGCTCGCGTTTTTCCCGCCTCAAGAGCGGCGAACTCGCGGAACTCAGCCGCCTGCTCCACAAGCTCTCGCCCGTGTTCGTGGCGTCGTGA
- a CDS encoding amidohydrolase family protein, with protein sequence MSTTLIHSGQILDGLGGPAREGHLLLQDDAVRALLPAESPLPDADLVIDATGLAVAPGFIDMHSHADWLLPAVEHADLLACMLEQGVTTVVGGNCGTSPAPLREVASGRLLESAEALIDLPFETSWHSVKDFFDRLEAVGPCLNLAQLVGHGSLRYAVSDTARGAMSKEDLDATLEAARLALDQGACGLSFGLGYDPGMYSPQEELEALCRVAAQAGKPVTVHLKALSRISPCYPLTSFGAHNLRALDEMLAVGLATGVQLQLSHFIFVGRRSWSTAEKALARFERAREQGLDVMIDAFPYTCGNTTIFAPLPYWFLARLPDAFRSRTARARLRIELEAGFRLVGFSYPDFQVMDSGVEGWEELNGLRIDQIARLWGTGSFDALLRLAEKSNGATLMLFHTYSGEPGRETALESVLRHPACLFETDTVVRSSGYPNPASLGTFPRILGPMRRDRKLFELGPAIQRMTSASAQRFGLADRGVLAPGKAADVVVFDADRISDRPPQGNQPAGRPTGIEHVFLNGHQVVKEGTAVRGVRAGRILRH encoded by the coding sequence GTGTCGACGACACTGATCCACTCCGGCCAGATACTCGATGGACTCGGCGGACCCGCTCGAGAAGGACATCTGCTCCTTCAGGACGACGCGGTCAGAGCTTTGCTCCCCGCCGAATCGCCCCTTCCCGATGCTGATCTGGTCATCGATGCCACTGGACTGGCGGTAGCACCCGGCTTCATCGACATGCACTCCCACGCAGACTGGCTGCTTCCGGCCGTCGAGCACGCCGATCTGCTCGCCTGCATGCTCGAGCAGGGGGTGACAACCGTAGTCGGAGGAAACTGTGGCACGTCTCCAGCACCGTTGCGCGAAGTAGCGAGCGGCAGGCTGCTCGAGTCCGCCGAGGCATTGATCGATCTCCCCTTCGAAACCTCCTGGCACTCGGTCAAGGATTTCTTCGATCGTCTCGAGGCGGTGGGCCCCTGCCTCAACCTCGCGCAACTCGTCGGCCACGGCTCGCTTCGCTATGCGGTCTCCGACACGGCGCGTGGAGCGATGTCGAAGGAGGATCTCGACGCCACACTCGAAGCTGCGCGACTGGCGCTGGATCAAGGGGCCTGTGGACTCAGCTTCGGCCTCGGCTACGACCCGGGTATGTACTCACCACAAGAAGAACTGGAAGCGCTGTGCCGTGTCGCCGCGCAGGCCGGTAAACCGGTCACCGTTCACCTGAAGGCCCTCTCCAGGATCTCACCCTGTTATCCGTTGACGAGCTTCGGCGCCCATAATCTGCGCGCTCTCGATGAGATGCTCGCGGTCGGACTCGCGACCGGAGTCCAGCTACAACTGTCCCACTTCATCTTCGTGGGCCGCCGGAGCTGGTCGACCGCGGAAAAGGCACTGGCCCGTTTCGAGCGCGCCCGCGAACAGGGGCTGGACGTGATGATCGACGCCTTCCCCTATACCTGCGGCAACACCACGATTTTTGCGCCGCTGCCCTATTGGTTTCTCGCGCGGCTCCCGGATGCGTTCCGCAGTCGAACGGCACGCGCGCGGCTGCGCATCGAACTGGAGGCGGGCTTCCGGCTCGTCGGTTTCAGCTACCCCGATTTCCAGGTCATGGATAGCGGTGTCGAGGGGTGGGAAGAACTGAACGGACTCCGGATCGATCAGATCGCCAGGCTCTGGGGAACCGGTTCCTTCGACGCCCTGCTCCGGCTCGCCGAAAAGAGCAATGGCGCCACATTGATGCTCTTTCACACGTACAGCGGTGAACCCGGCAGGGAAACGGCTTTGGAAAGCGTCCTGCGGCACCCGGCCTGTCTCTTCGAAACCGACACGGTGGTGCGAAGCAGCGGCTATCCGAACCCGGCTTCACTCGGGACTTTCCCCAGAATCCTGGGACCAATGCGCCGCGATCGAAAGCTGTTCGAACTCGGTCCGGCCATTCAACGCATGACTTCCGCGAGCGCCCAGCGCTTCGGCCTGGCGGATCGAGGCGTGCTCGCTCCAGGCAAAGCAGCCGACGTCGTCGTATTTGACGCAGATCGCATCAGCGACCGACCCCCGCAGGGCAATCAACCGGCCGGTCGGCCGACAGGCATCGAGCACGTCTTCCTGAACGGCCATCAAGTCGTCAAGGAAGGCACAGCCGTGCGGGGAGTCCGCGCGGGCCGCATCCTCCGGCACTGA
- a CDS encoding GNAT family acetyltransferase, whose amino-acid sequence MLIRSYRSSDEALLIDLWRRCNLVVPQNDPARDIAAKLAFQPDLLLVAERNQSIVGSAMVGYEGHRGWIHYLAVAPELQREGLGARLMTAAESELRKLGCQKLNLQVRGTNLDVVSFYEQIGYSIDDCVSMGKRLT is encoded by the coding sequence ATCCTGATCCGCTCCTATCGCTCATCGGACGAAGCTCTGCTCATCGATCTGTGGCGGCGCTGCAATCTGGTCGTTCCCCAGAACGACCCCGCGCGCGACATCGCCGCGAAGCTCGCCTTCCAGCCGGATCTCCTACTGGTCGCCGAACGGAACCAGTCGATCGTCGGTTCCGCCATGGTCGGCTATGAAGGCCATCGAGGCTGGATCCACTACCTGGCGGTGGCTCCCGAGTTGCAGCGAGAGGGGCTGGGAGCCAGGCTGATGACGGCGGCTGAAAGCGAACTGCGCAAGCTGGGTTGCCAGAAACTCAATCTCCAGGTGCGAGGCACGAACCTCGACGTGGTCAGCTTCTACGAGCAGATCGGGTATAGCATCGATGACTGCGTGTCGATGGGCAAGCGATTGACCTGA
- a CDS encoding aromatic ring-hydroxylating dioxygenase subunit alpha gives MFARNAWYMAGWSRELDRKPLTRRLLGGSVALFRNAEGVAHALDAVCPHRGSDLGRGRVVDSTLECPGHGWRFSTDGRCECIPSQPGDLAIPRGAHTRSYSVREQQGLLWIWLGEHEQSRPQPPWHSFWEPAPRQRRSFGKPELIDAPFLHVVENAIDNSHLSFVHRQTLPGYPKRIPRQRILIDEDARGFTGDDDPESPWTAERVETAGTNSWLGILMGWLSRPQSEYHYRFELPGLVFHHQAYDNGTWDVILVNITPANESQTWVFPELVRTRAPHLLGEILQRFVTRRLTREDHRALTTMLACDPGGLENSVNVAADDATLAFRTLYARLAGEEGRKVPWQELPDKDPELATIDGEGPPRA, from the coding sequence ATGTTTGCTCGAAACGCCTGGTACATGGCCGGTTGGAGTCGCGAACTCGACCGGAAACCGCTCACTCGCCGCCTTCTGGGCGGCAGTGTCGCCCTGTTTCGCAACGCCGAAGGGGTCGCACATGCGCTGGACGCCGTCTGCCCACATCGCGGTTCGGACCTGGGGCGGGGCCGTGTCGTCGACTCCACCCTGGAGTGTCCTGGTCACGGATGGCGCTTCTCGACCGATGGACGTTGCGAGTGCATTCCCTCACAACCGGGCGATCTGGCAATTCCGCGCGGCGCACACACCCGCAGCTACTCCGTGCGGGAACAGCAGGGACTCCTCTGGATCTGGCTCGGTGAACACGAGCAGAGCCGACCGCAGCCGCCCTGGCATTCCTTCTGGGAACCGGCACCGCGCCAGCGGCGCAGCTTCGGAAAGCCTGAACTCATCGACGCACCGTTTCTTCACGTCGTCGAGAACGCGATCGACAACTCGCATCTGAGCTTCGTCCACCGACAAACCCTGCCGGGCTACCCGAAACGGATTCCGAGACAGCGCATTCTGATCGATGAGGACGCTCGAGGATTTACTGGCGATGACGATCCCGAATCGCCGTGGACTGCGGAGCGGGTCGAGACTGCGGGCACGAACTCGTGGCTCGGCATCTTGATGGGCTGGTTGTCGCGACCACAGAGCGAGTACCACTACCGCTTCGAGCTACCGGGCCTGGTCTTCCATCACCAGGCCTACGACAACGGCACATGGGACGTGATCCTGGTAAACATCACGCCGGCAAACGAGAGCCAGACCTGGGTGTTCCCGGAGTTGGTGCGCACGCGCGCTCCGCACCTGCTCGGCGAGATCCTTCAGCGGTTCGTCACCCGGCGACTCACACGTGAGGACCACCGTGCCCTGACCACGATGCTCGCGTGCGACCCGGGCGGGCTTGAAAATTCCGTGAATGTTGCGGCCGACGATGCCACTCTCGCCTTCCGGACGCTGTACGCGCGCCTTGCCGGTGAGGAAGGCCGGAAGGTGCCCTGGCAGGAGCTACCGGATAAAGACCCGGAGTTGGCAACGATCGACGGAGAAGGTCCACCTCGGGCGTGA
- a CDS encoding glutathione S-transferase, giving the protein MSEPYVLYGSYASYATAKTRSYLRKKGIPFVERVPGVARFREYVRPASENHRIPQLEAPDGTVVQDTTAIFDYLEARHPEPPAYPPGPRQQLIARLFESLLDFGLGRTAWHYRWNFMDENYGFVGREFGRSFRPGGTNEELDHYGRVIADRMEGKRTAVGVNEKHFTVLESIYFDTLDILERHFTVHPYLFGGLPSIADHVLMGPLFGHLARDPVPSMLMKQRAPRVFRWTEQMNTPEIASPEFPDAAECYLANDEIPETTIELLQMFLRDVGDNLIRSAELFNAWAAEHSGLSAGSFVSEKEFDEPAVGHFESELRGVPAQSQAGVYPLWVLQRTLDWFQTLPPGERKSCETLLRKCDGEVLLKLQLGRRLTRVRNRMAVDE; this is encoded by the coding sequence ATGAGCGAGCCCTATGTCCTCTACGGTTCCTACGCCTCCTACGCAACAGCGAAGACGCGCAGCTATCTGAGAAAGAAGGGAATCCCATTCGTTGAACGCGTCCCCGGAGTTGCTCGATTCCGCGAGTACGTCCGACCCGCGAGTGAGAACCATCGCATTCCGCAACTCGAAGCACCGGACGGCACAGTCGTGCAGGACACGACTGCGATTTTCGATTATCTGGAGGCGCGCCATCCGGAGCCGCCGGCGTACCCACCGGGGCCGCGCCAGCAACTCATCGCGCGACTCTTCGAATCGCTCCTCGATTTCGGACTCGGCCGTACAGCGTGGCACTACCGCTGGAACTTCATGGATGAGAACTACGGTTTCGTAGGACGGGAATTTGGTCGCTCCTTCCGACCGGGCGGTACGAATGAAGAACTCGACCACTATGGACGCGTGATTGCCGATCGCATGGAGGGCAAGAGAACGGCGGTCGGAGTCAATGAGAAGCACTTCACCGTTCTGGAATCGATCTACTTCGACACTCTCGATATCCTGGAGCGGCACTTCACGGTTCACCCGTATCTCTTCGGCGGTCTGCCGAGCATCGCCGACCACGTCTTGATGGGACCTCTGTTCGGACACCTCGCTCGTGACCCGGTCCCCTCCATGCTGATGAAGCAAAGGGCACCGCGGGTGTTCCGCTGGACGGAACAGATGAACACACCAGAGATCGCATCGCCCGAGTTTCCCGATGCAGCCGAATGCTACCTGGCCAACGACGAGATCCCGGAGACGACGATCGAACTGTTGCAGATGTTCCTGCGCGACGTAGGCGACAACCTGATCCGTTCAGCCGAACTCTTCAACGCCTGGGCCGCGGAGCATTCCGGCCTGTCCGCAGGCAGTTTCGTGTCCGAAAAGGAGTTCGATGAACCCGCTGTCGGGCACTTCGAATCGGAACTGCGCGGCGTCCCCGCTCAGTCCCAGGCCGGGGTGTATCCCCTCTGGGTCCTGCAGCGAACGCTGGACTGGTTCCAGACTCTCCCGCCGGGCGAGCGCAAGAGTTGCGAAACCCTGCTGCGGAAATGCGATGGCGAAGTGCTGCTGAAACTGCAATTGGGGCGCCGACTCACACGCGTGCGCAATCGCATGGCTGTCGATGAATGA
- a CDS encoding sigma-70 family RNA polymerase sigma factor, translating to MSDEKEDEEPEEKRVDAVTTFGAGQIAGMAQTDKELTDLQLVKQAQAGSHPAFETLVRRYSERAYRAAYRVVRDSDVAEDILQEGLIKAYRGLRKFENRSSFYTWLYRIVVNLALDRRRREKRAPSVEWDDAVAHQVEPRSTIAAPVNPELSSRRLEVRELVAEGIQKLPDGQREVLLLREVEGYSYEEIAQSMKISKGTVMSRLHYARKKMISFLSEHGVEPEDVTA from the coding sequence GTGAGCGATGAAAAAGAAGACGAGGAGCCTGAGGAGAAACGTGTGGACGCGGTGACCACTTTTGGAGCTGGACAGATTGCTGGAATGGCGCAAACGGACAAGGAGCTGACGGACCTTCAGCTGGTCAAGCAGGCTCAGGCCGGAAGCCACCCCGCTTTCGAGACCCTGGTTCGGCGCTACTCCGAGCGGGCCTATCGGGCGGCCTATCGGGTCGTGCGCGACTCGGACGTCGCCGAAGACATCCTTCAGGAGGGCCTGATCAAGGCCTACCGCGGGCTGCGCAAGTTCGAAAACCGCTCCTCGTTCTATACCTGGCTGTATCGGATCGTGGTCAATCTGGCGCTCGATCGGCGAAGACGCGAAAAACGCGCGCCCAGCGTAGAGTGGGATGACGCAGTTGCGCATCAGGTAGAGCCCCGATCCACGATCGCAGCGCCGGTGAACCCGGAGTTGTCTTCGCGACGCCTCGAGGTTCGTGAACTCGTCGCCGAGGGGATTCAGAAGTTGCCCGACGGGCAGCGGGAAGTCCTGCTCTTGAGAGAGGTCGAGGGATACTCCTACGAAGAGATCGCTCAATCCATGAAGATTTCCAAAGGAACCGTGATGAGCCGGCTACACTACGCCCGAAAGAAGATGATCTCCTTTCTGAGCGAACACGGAGTCGAGCCAGAGGATGTGACGGCATGA
- a CDS encoding histidinol-phosphatase has protein sequence MSETRMTNEEHLHNFHTHTYRCKHAQGDVADYCEEARKRGMKTLGFTDHSAFPDDRWIAVRMEYAELPGYVRAIDQARIEFPELTILKGMECEWVPEFHSFYEDELLGKYEFDYLIGAAHLFPIGERWRDTYGRPFSSEVLRTFTDYNIEMMETGLFDFIAHPDIFGNCCPRWDPDVAACSRDLLQAAADLDVGMEINALGLRKQAYRNKDSSFALYPWIPFWEEATSFGVKVVVNSDAHRPIDLQARTGEAKQIVEKLQLTYMDLTTVGTRQKLRDSG, from the coding sequence ATGAGCGAAACCCGAATGACTAACGAAGAGCACCTGCATAACTTTCATACGCATACCTACCGGTGCAAGCACGCACAGGGGGACGTAGCCGACTACTGCGAGGAAGCCCGGAAAAGGGGAATGAAAACCCTGGGCTTCACGGATCATTCAGCCTTCCCCGACGATCGCTGGATTGCAGTACGAATGGAATACGCAGAACTTCCTGGTTATGTCCGCGCGATCGATCAGGCCAGGATCGAATTCCCCGAACTCACCATCCTGAAAGGCATGGAATGCGAGTGGGTTCCGGAATTTCATTCATTCTACGAAGACGAACTCCTCGGCAAATACGAGTTCGACTATCTCATCGGCGCCGCCCATCTCTTCCCGATCGGCGAGAGATGGCGCGATACATACGGCCGTCCGTTCTCGTCCGAGGTGCTCCGGACCTTCACCGATTACAACATCGAAATGATGGAAACCGGACTGTTCGACTTCATCGCCCATCCGGACATCTTCGGAAATTGCTGCCCGAGGTGGGATCCGGATGTGGCTGCCTGCTCACGAGACCTGCTGCAGGCCGCTGCTGATCTCGATGTCGGGATGGAAATCAACGCCCTCGGTTTGAGAAAACAGGCCTACCGGAACAAGGACAGCTCCTTTGCTCTCTACCCGTGGATCCCCTTCTGGGAAGAGGCGACGAGCTTTGGCGTCAAGGTCGTCGTCAACTCCGACGCCCATCGTCCCATAGACCTGCAGGCCAGAACGGGAGAGGCGAAACAGATCGTCGAGAAGCTGCAGCTGACGTACATGGATCTGACAACCGTTGGTACTCGACAGAAGCTTCGGGACTCGGGCTAA
- a CDS encoding alpha/beta hydrolase — protein MKIEIRPGPLGSEGGEPFPEVREEMARIQKGRRILRPSLARLIPDRLMVKLIRKMMGFPNKDIVRDPVKTDHTSIPGPDGDVPVRIYTPEGKDLPILLYFHGGGWIGGSVDVVENIARGIADRARHIVINVDYRLAPEHRFPAGLEDCYAAVEWAAKHGHELGGDPSRIVVAGDSAGGNFATVCCLLAHERGGPAIAYQVLIYPGVDISGRYVEEHGPQEGAEEMDLGDFMRSVYVDRPDRVSDPRCSPWLAEDVSFMPPALVMTAEYCFIRDQGEGYARKLVAGGVPTRAIRYNGLNHAFLDKVGVWGYADACIEDIADVLNAEN, from the coding sequence ATGAAAATCGAAATCCGCCCAGGCCCCCTCGGCAGCGAAGGGGGCGAGCCATTTCCGGAAGTCCGAGAAGAAATGGCGCGCATCCAGAAAGGCCGGCGAATCTTGCGGCCATCGTTGGCACGACTGATCCCGGACAGGCTCATGGTGAAGCTGATCCGCAAGATGATGGGCTTCCCTAACAAAGATATCGTAAGAGACCCGGTCAAAACTGATCACACGTCCATTCCTGGACCGGATGGCGATGTTCCCGTACGCATCTACACACCGGAGGGAAAGGATCTTCCGATCCTTCTCTACTTCCACGGGGGCGGGTGGATTGGCGGCAGCGTCGATGTAGTGGAGAATATTGCCCGCGGTATCGCAGATCGAGCCAGGCATATCGTCATTAATGTCGACTATCGCCTCGCCCCGGAGCACCGCTTTCCCGCGGGCCTTGAAGACTGTTATGCCGCTGTGGAATGGGCTGCGAAACACGGACATGAACTGGGCGGCGATCCGTCTCGCATTGTCGTGGCGGGAGATAGCGCTGGAGGAAACTTCGCCACGGTCTGTTGCCTGCTCGCGCACGAACGCGGCGGTCCCGCGATTGCCTACCAGGTATTGATCTATCCCGGAGTTGACATTTCGGGTCGCTACGTCGAAGAACACGGTCCGCAAGAAGGTGCGGAAGAGATGGATCTCGGTGACTTCATGAGATCCGTCTACGTCGATCGACCCGATCGAGTGAGCGACCCGCGTTGTTCACCCTGGCTGGCCGAGGACGTGTCCTTCATGCCGCCCGCTCTGGTAATGACAGCGGAGTACTGCTTCATTCGCGATCAGGGCGAAGGCTATGCGAGAAAGCTCGTGGCGGGTGGCGTCCCCACCCGCGCGATCCGCTACAACGGCCTCAACCACGCATTCCTGGACAAGGTCGGCGTCTGGGGCTATGCGGATGCATGCATTGAGGACATCGCGGATGTCCTCAATGCCGAAAACTGA